Proteins from a genomic interval of Clostridium sp. M62/1:
- a CDS encoding LicD family protein: MQEMTNQEMQAVELDVLRVLARICEEQHLDYFLIYGTLLGAARHKGFIPWDDDLDIMMKRADYDKLLKYLMDHESELLPYKLFCKYNNPEYPFMIARFCDTRYKYVANNEKDCGMGIFVDIYPLDGAGRTWKEVQRKGNYYRFLSSMCFLASREHFFVAHEEYSSKKSIKQTIVKYPLYLIAKTTGVRFWFKRLEALKEKHKYSECDYVGPTTWQSDYKRDVMKKEWVDETVLIEFEGEQFRAPKEYKKILKHKYGNYMEMPPVEKRVATHDYKAYRK; this comes from the coding sequence ATGCAAGAAATGACTAATCAAGAGATGCAAGCGGTAGAACTTGATGTATTGAGGGTATTAGCGCGGATATGCGAAGAGCAGCATCTGGATTACTTTCTTATCTACGGAACATTATTAGGAGCTGCACGCCATAAAGGTTTTATCCCTTGGGATGATGATCTTGATATTATGATGAAGCGTGCTGATTATGATAAGCTTCTGAAATATTTGATGGATCATGAAAGTGAGCTTTTACCGTATAAGTTGTTCTGTAAGTATAATAATCCAGAATACCCATTTATGATTGCAAGATTTTGTGATACCCGTTACAAGTATGTTGCAAATAATGAGAAGGACTGCGGCATGGGCATTTTTGTGGATATCTATCCTTTGGATGGCGCTGGTCGCACATGGAAGGAAGTTCAGAGAAAGGGTAACTATTATAGATTCCTCTCTTCTATGTGTTTTCTCGCATCAAGAGAACACTTTTTTGTTGCACACGAGGAGTATTCATCAAAGAAGAGTATCAAACAGACGATAGTAAAGTATCCTTTGTATTTGATTGCTAAAACTACAGGCGTGCGTTTTTGGTTCAAGCGTCTCGAAGCGTTGAAAGAGAAGCATAAATACAGCGAATGTGATTATGTTGGGCCAACCACTTGGCAGAGTGATTATAAGCGCGATGTGATGAAAAAAGAGTGGGTTGACGAAACTGTATTGATTGAATTTGAAGGGGAACAGTTCAGAGCACCAAAAGAGTATAAAAAAATACTTAAGCATAAATATGGTAATTATATGGAGATGCCTCCTGTAGAGAAGAGAGTAGCTACACATGATTACAAGGCGTATAGAAAATAA
- a CDS encoding HAD family hydrolase, translating into MSKIKAVIFDMDGVLIDAKEWHYEALNKALSLFGYEISRYDHLITYDGLPTKKKLEMLSMERGLPERLHPYINMLKQKYTIERVYMDCHPIFTHQYALSKLKAEGYHLACASNSIRNSIQLMMEQSDLLQYLDFFLSNQDVVKSKPDPEIYIKSIEKLGLTPEECVVCEDNKNGIMAAKAAGAHVLEISTVYDVNYDNIKNFIHSIEAKEVK; encoded by the coding sequence ATGAGCAAGATCAAGGCGGTAATTTTTGATATGGATGGAGTGCTGATTGATGCAAAGGAATGGCATTATGAAGCACTCAATAAAGCACTGTCCTTATTCGGATATGAGATCAGTAGATATGACCATCTGATTACTTATGATGGACTTCCGACTAAGAAAAAATTGGAAATGTTGTCTATGGAGAGAGGACTTCCTGAAAGACTTCATCCGTATATCAACATGCTAAAGCAGAAGTATACAATTGAACGAGTATATATGGACTGTCATCCTATTTTTACTCATCAGTATGCATTGTCTAAATTAAAAGCGGAAGGTTATCATCTTGCTTGCGCATCTAATTCAATCAGAAATTCAATTCAGCTGATGATGGAGCAGAGCGATTTGTTGCAGTATTTGGATTTCTTTTTGAGTAATCAGGATGTTGTAAAGTCAAAACCGGATCCTGAGATTTATATAAAATCTATTGAGAAGCTTGGACTCACTCCAGAAGAGTGCGTTGTATGTGAAGATAACAAGAATGGCATTATGGCAGCCAAGGCCGCTGGCGCACATGTATTGGAAATTTCCACTGTGTACGATGTAAATTACGATAATATCAAGAACTTTATTCATAGTATCGAAGCAAAAGAGGTAAAGTAA
- a CDS encoding glycosyltransferase family 2 protein, whose translation MKVIIPIVGNDSLENNTDYMLSLYEIERKTIFQYCYDFLKPIKDAEFIVVLRKADVKRYHFDQIVKLLIPDAKIVIAEGNTKGSVCSCLLAIDYIKDDEPLVISSSNQLFLANTNEVVNEFIEKDYDGGIVTFEDIHPKFSFVKLDKEGLVIEAAEKRPISKHATAGFYYFKKGSDFIESAISMLSKDASVNGLFYLCPVYNEMILKQKRIGVYPIEREDYFLLKTEGGIEAYKQYLKEQRGKKND comes from the coding sequence ATGAAAGTGATTATTCCTATCGTTGGAAACGATTCTTTAGAAAACAATACTGATTATATGCTGAGCCTTTATGAGATTGAAAGAAAAACGATTTTTCAGTACTGCTATGATTTCTTGAAGCCGATAAAGGATGCTGAATTTATTGTCGTTCTCAGAAAAGCGGATGTTAAAAGATATCATTTTGATCAGATAGTAAAGCTGTTGATTCCTGATGCAAAAATTGTAATAGCTGAAGGAAATACGAAGGGTTCGGTCTGCAGTTGCTTGCTTGCAATTGACTATATCAAGGATGATGAGCCGTTGGTTATTTCAAGTAGCAATCAGCTGTTTCTTGCAAATACAAATGAAGTTGTAAATGAATTTATTGAGAAAGATTATGATGGAGGGATTGTCACATTCGAAGATATTCATCCTAAGTTCTCATTTGTTAAACTGGATAAGGAAGGATTGGTTATTGAGGCCGCTGAAAAAAGACCTATTAGTAAGCATGCTACTGCAGGATTCTATTATTTCAAAAAAGGATCTGACTTCATTGAAAGTGCCATTTCTATGTTGTCAAAGGATGCATCTGTAAATGGACTGTTTTACCTTTGCCCTGTATATAATGAAATGATTTTGAAGCAGAAAAGAATTGGAGTTTATCCTATTGAAAGAGAAGATTATTTCCTGCTGAAGACCGAAGGCGGTATTGAGGCATATAAACAGTATCTTAAAGAACAGAGAGGAAAGAAAAATGATTAA
- a CDS encoding glycosyltransferase family 2 protein, with protein MINIVIPMAGRGSRFVNAGYKKPKPLIDVKGHYMIEWVVKNLTPACEHRFIFLCLQEHIDQFGLPEYLEKIAPGCVVIPVNQVTEGAACTVLLSEEYINNDDELMIANSDQYVDCDINEYINAQGDNDGLIMTMYADDDKWSFIAFDDQKLVTMVREKEVISNEATVGIYNFKHGKDFVRYAHKMIDLDLRVKGEFYVAPVYNMLIDDAKKIVFHNIGSVGAGMYGLGVPEDLKAFLAHPISEKF; from the coding sequence ATGATTAATATAGTTATACCGATGGCTGGCCGTGGAAGCAGATTTGTAAATGCCGGATACAAGAAGCCGAAACCGTTAATTGATGTGAAAGGTCATTATATGATTGAGTGGGTAGTAAAGAACCTGACTCCTGCATGTGAGCACAGATTTATATTCTTGTGTTTACAAGAGCATATTGATCAATTTGGCCTTCCGGAGTACTTAGAAAAAATAGCTCCTGGTTGTGTTGTTATTCCAGTGAATCAGGTGACTGAAGGAGCAGCATGCACTGTATTACTTTCAGAAGAGTATATCAATAATGATGATGAACTTATGATTGCAAATTCTGATCAGTATGTAGACTGTGATATTAATGAGTACATTAATGCTCAGGGAGATAATGACGGTCTCATTATGACAATGTATGCAGATGACGATAAATGGTCATTTATTGCTTTCGATGATCAGAAACTTGTAACAATGGTTAGGGAGAAAGAAGTAATCTCTAATGAGGCTACAGTAGGCATTTATAACTTTAAGCATGGAAAAGATTTTGTACGTTATGCGCACAAGATGATCGACTTGGATCTGCGAGTAAAGGGCGAATTCTATGTGGCTCCTGTCTACAATATGCTAATTGATGACGCTAAGAAGATTGTTTTTCATAATATTGGTAGTGTTGGCGCAGGAATGTACGGATTAGGTGTACCGGAAGATTTGAAAGCATTCTTGGCGCATCCAATTTCTGAGAAGTTTTGA
- a CDS encoding capsular polysaccharide synthesis protein, whose product MGLKQIFEKQGGMKLLKQYWRGGAFFTAVGEFVLLGKSRTALEILRLSTQLKTKQKLYKRYHRVLDEFEKNYDNNASHEVSNKVWICWFQGIDQAPALVQKCYQSVKENMADKDVVLLTTENMFDYIQFPPFIVEKWKADIITHTHMTDLMRLELLIRYGGLWLDATVFCSDSSIPSYFYQSDLFMYQCLKPGRDGHANYISSWLMSAKTNSKVLMAVRDLCYAYWKENNSMWDYFLLHDFIAIVLDRFQEDARAIVPRDNATPHILLLRLFDKFDEETWNTIKAQTQFHKLTYKFTEEQKRMKGTYYDVLFR is encoded by the coding sequence ATGGGGCTGAAACAAATATTTGAAAAACAGGGTGGTATGAAACTGCTTAAGCAGTATTGGCGAGGTGGTGCTTTTTTCACTGCTGTAGGCGAATTTGTTTTGCTTGGAAAAAGCAGAACGGCATTAGAAATCCTTAGATTATCAACACAGCTTAAGACAAAACAAAAACTTTATAAGAGATACCATCGGGTTTTAGATGAGTTTGAAAAAAACTACGACAACAATGCATCACATGAGGTATCGAACAAGGTATGGATATGTTGGTTCCAAGGAATTGATCAGGCTCCGGCACTTGTACAGAAATGCTATCAGTCAGTGAAGGAAAATATGGCTGATAAGGATGTTGTGTTGCTTACAACAGAGAATATGTTTGACTATATTCAATTCCCGCCGTTTATTGTTGAAAAGTGGAAAGCTGATATCATTACACATACGCATATGACAGATCTTATGCGATTAGAACTTCTTATTCGTTATGGTGGGTTGTGGCTTGATGCTACTGTTTTTTGCAGCGACAGTAGTATTCCATCCTATTTTTATCAATCAGATTTGTTTATGTATCAATGCCTGAAGCCGGGACGTGATGGGCACGCAAACTATATTTCTTCGTGGTTAATGTCTGCGAAAACGAATAGCAAGGTGTTAATGGCGGTGAGAGACCTGTGTTATGCATACTGGAAAGAGAACAACAGCATGTGGGATTACTTCTTGTTGCATGACTTTATCGCAATCGTTTTGGACAGATTCCAAGAGGATGCACGAGCCATCGTTCCAAGAGATAATGCAACTCCACATATATTGCTGCTTAGATTGTTTGACAAGTTTGATGAAGAAACCTGGAATACAATTAAAGCCCAAACACAGTTTCATAAGTTGACGTACAAATTTACGGAAGAACAAAAACGAATGAAAGGCACGTACTATGATGTGCTGTTTCGATAA
- a CDS encoding polysaccharide pyruvyl transferase family protein yields the protein MKKAGLCVRYDCNNYGSMLQILATQKAIEKMGWQYEIIRYDKQTLLFLIKNITRLFNPYFMRGKIIAYKKNKSIKANPEIQKNNAARLNRFRDYRKKYIGPYSTVFKGEKKLTQATLAYDAVIVGSDQLWTPAGIKSRFYNLLFVPDSVRKIAFATSFGISEVPKNQIKLTKEYLERIEFLSVRETTGADIIKRLTGRDAKVAVDPTLLFNEDEWNSIFPYERQSSEPYIFAYFLGTSEVHRRLVEEFAKEKNLKIITCPHLDEYVESDNEFGDEQRFDVDPVDFLNLIRGAEYICTDSFHGSVFSILNHKKFVTFSRYTDAIRKSKNGRIVSLFSQLGISNRHVTSYDTGISDIIDAEIDYGSVDSVLIGLRNETYEFLDKALNG from the coding sequence ATGAAAAAAGCCGGATTATGCGTTCGATATGATTGCAACAATTATGGAAGCATGTTGCAGATTCTTGCCACTCAAAAAGCAATTGAGAAAATGGGATGGCAATATGAAATAATACGATACGATAAACAAACGCTGTTATTTCTTATAAAGAATATCACCCGTTTGTTTAATCCTTACTTCATGAGAGGGAAAATAATAGCTTACAAAAAGAATAAAAGCATAAAGGCAAATCCTGAGATACAGAAGAACAATGCCGCTCGTTTGAATAGATTCAGAGATTATCGTAAGAAATATATTGGTCCGTACTCAACAGTCTTCAAAGGTGAGAAAAAGCTGACTCAGGCAACCTTGGCTTACGATGCTGTTATTGTTGGAAGTGACCAGTTATGGACACCAGCCGGAATAAAAAGCAGATTTTATAATTTGTTATTTGTTCCAGATAGCGTAAGAAAAATAGCGTTTGCAACGAGCTTTGGAATTAGTGAAGTACCAAAAAACCAAATAAAACTGACAAAAGAATACTTAGAGCGTATTGAGTTTTTGAGCGTTAGAGAAACAACAGGAGCTGATATCATCAAGAGATTAACTGGTAGAGATGCTAAAGTTGCTGTGGATCCCACGCTTCTATTTAATGAAGATGAGTGGAATTCTATTTTTCCATATGAAAGACAGAGTTCAGAACCATATATATTCGCCTATTTTTTAGGTACATCTGAAGTGCATAGGAGACTCGTGGAGGAGTTCGCGAAAGAAAAGAACCTAAAAATTATAACTTGTCCTCACCTTGATGAATATGTTGAATCAGATAATGAATTTGGTGATGAACAGAGGTTTGATGTTGATCCGGTTGATTTTCTTAATCTGATTAGAGGTGCCGAGTATATATGCACGGATTCATTCCACGGCTCGGTATTCTCTATTTTGAATCACAAAAAATTTGTGACATTCAGTAGGTATACAGATGCAATCAGGAAGTCAAAGAATGGTCGTATTGTAAGCCTTTTTAGTCAGTTGGGCATCTCGAATCGACATGTTACAAGTTATGATACTGGAATTTCAGATATTATTGATGCAGAAATAGATTATGGTTCTGTTGATTCTGTGTTAATTGGGTTGAGAAATGAAACCTATGAATTCCTTGATAAAGCGTTAAATGGATAA
- a CDS encoding Coenzyme F420 hydrogenase/dehydrogenase, beta subunit C-terminal domain — translation MKNICSDIQSCTGCTACANVCPKGCIEMREDSEGFLYPFVDEKACVNCKLCEKTCPVNNPPKLNDVQKGYIVRNIDKRIVSNSTSGGTSAAFANYAFQQEGIIFGVGYDNNMVARHFGINRTEKDRVSEMQGSKYVQSTLGMTFKEVKTVLDSDTFVVFTGTPCQIAGLKSYLNKEYKNLITVDLVCHGVSSPLLFKKYVEYMEDRYGSKVTDVRFRNKTYGYHSSTMMVAFESGKRYYGSGRIDYMAKAYFSGACSRKCCYQCSFKGDARCSDLTIFDSWNVGKLNQDCKDDDLGFTNVFIHTKKGDTFVNELTGALQLWEADPVLMHCLDGVMISKQPSRAAFREELLRKIAQGQFQEVMQRYLPVTTKDHVVEWGKGMLHRMGIMRIVKQVKNGGDSK, via the coding sequence ATGAAAAATATATGCTCAGATATTCAATCGTGTACAGGCTGCACCGCATGTGCTAACGTGTGTCCAAAGGGCTGCATTGAGATGAGAGAAGATTCAGAAGGTTTTTTATACCCTTTTGTTGATGAGAAGGCGTGCGTTAACTGTAAATTATGTGAAAAAACCTGCCCTGTTAATAATCCTCCAAAGCTTAATGATGTTCAAAAGGGATATATTGTTAGAAACATAGATAAGAGAATTGTAAGCAATAGTACCTCTGGTGGAACAAGTGCGGCATTTGCGAATTATGCGTTTCAACAAGAGGGGATCATATTTGGCGTTGGTTATGATAACAATATGGTTGCTAGGCACTTTGGCATCAATCGGACAGAAAAAGATCGTGTCAGTGAGATGCAAGGATCCAAATATGTGCAGAGCACTCTGGGGATGACCTTCAAAGAAGTCAAAACAGTGTTGGATTCAGATACATTTGTAGTATTTACAGGAACTCCTTGTCAGATAGCAGGCTTAAAGTCCTATTTGAACAAGGAATATAAAAACCTGATTACTGTTGATTTAGTGTGTCATGGAGTTTCTTCACCACTTCTGTTTAAAAAATATGTTGAATATATGGAAGATAGGTACGGATCAAAAGTTACGGATGTGAGATTTCGTAATAAGACCTATGGATATCATAGTAGTACTATGATGGTTGCTTTTGAAAGCGGAAAGAGATACTACGGTAGTGGAAGAATAGATTATATGGCGAAGGCTTATTTTAGCGGAGCCTGCTCGAGAAAGTGTTGTTATCAATGCTCATTTAAGGGGGATGCAAGATGTAGCGATTTGACAATATTTGATAGCTGGAATGTCGGTAAGCTTAATCAGGATTGCAAAGATGACGATCTAGGATTCACTAATGTTTTTATCCATACAAAGAAGGGAGATACATTTGTTAATGAACTTACAGGTGCTCTTCAATTATGGGAAGCTGATCCGGTACTAATGCATTGCTTAGATGGTGTTATGATTTCTAAGCAGCCATCGAGGGCAGCATTTCGAGAAGAATTGCTTCGGAAAATCGCTCAAGGACAATTCCAGGAGGTAATGCAACGATATCTGCCTGTTACGACAAAGGATCATGTCGTTGAATGGGGAAAAGGGATGCTTCACAGAATGGGTATTATGAGAATTGTGAAGCAGGTGAAAAATGGAGGAGACAGCAAATGA
- a CDS encoding glycosyltransferase family 2 protein: protein MKTLTISIAAYNVEDYLGDTLESFCIPEVMDDIEVLVVDDGSKDNTHQIAEKYQEKYPNTFRCIPKENGGHGSTVNKGIELASGKYFKVVDGDDWVQKTDFVQLVEYLRTAETDLVLTDFSRVYTDGSKKKELYFSEFEVGKVYPVLDMPEIESIAMHSIAVRSQLLKNNGVRLSEKCFYVDIEYVVYILNHAESAVYMPYDVYMYRYGTPNQSVNVKNMIKNIGMRIKVSSGLAEYVTIYKKSAEFNPKRYELMKKKVVRMISGTCLVYLAYDDTKIAKKELKAYEETIKSISKELFDESGNEKKVRIMRFMNHVLFPIENKMYHLLKM from the coding sequence ATGAAAACGTTAACGATTTCTATCGCAGCGTATAATGTTGAAGATTATTTGGGAGACACATTGGAATCTTTCTGTATTCCGGAAGTAATGGATGATATTGAAGTTCTTGTTGTAGACGACGGATCAAAAGACAATACTCATCAGATTGCAGAAAAATACCAAGAAAAATATCCAAATACATTTAGATGCATTCCAAAAGAGAATGGAGGTCACGGCTCAACTGTAAATAAGGGTATTGAACTGGCATCTGGTAAATACTTTAAAGTGGTCGATGGCGATGATTGGGTTCAGAAAACTGACTTTGTACAGTTGGTTGAGTATTTGAGAACTGCGGAGACAGATTTGGTTTTAACGGATTTTAGCCGTGTATATACAGATGGAAGCAAAAAGAAAGAGCTTTACTTTTCTGAATTCGAGGTAGGAAAAGTATATCCTGTTTTAGATATGCCCGAAATCGAAAGCATTGCTATGCATTCCATTGCCGTTAGAAGTCAACTACTAAAGAACAATGGAGTTCGGCTTTCAGAGAAGTGTTTTTATGTTGATATTGAGTATGTAGTTTATATTCTAAATCATGCAGAATCTGCTGTTTACATGCCATATGATGTGTATATGTATAGATATGGAACTCCTAATCAAAGTGTTAATGTTAAAAATATGATAAAAAACATTGGCATGAGGATAAAGGTATCCTCTGGGCTTGCGGAGTACGTAACTATTTATAAAAAATCAGCAGAGTTTAATCCTAAGCGCTATGAATTGATGAAGAAAAAAGTAGTGAGGATGATTTCCGGTACATGTTTGGTGTACTTGGCTTATGATGATACTAAAATTGCAAAGAAGGAATTAAAGGCCTACGAAGAAACTATCAAATCTATCTCAAAGGAGTTGTTTGACGAATCTGGAAATGAGAAAAAAGTAAGAATCATGCGTTTTATGAACCATGTATTATTTCCGATCGAGAATAAGATGTATCATTTGTTAAAAATGTAG